CTCAATGAACGTTCCTCCATTCCATTTTCAGATTGATGTCTATATCAATCATGGCGGTCTGTACGTTTGCATTTCATTGATGTAGCCATGGATCGACCCACGTTGGCCCGGAGTGGATGGGGCATTACTGCTTCTGACTGATCATGTTGACGAACAAACGAAAAGCGCCAGGGACTAGCTGTGGAATCTCGCGGAACCAGGCAAGTGAGCTGTAGGTGTACGTCCCTTTTCCATAGTGCGCCGTGAGGAAAATGCCGCGGAACTCCGGTTCGCCTGGATCACTTGTCGCAATCAGCTCGGTATACTCGCTCCCCCAGCGAGAAGGATTGTAGATGGAGCGCTCCTGCACCCATCCATCCCAGTCCGCTTGGGTAATCACGTTTGGCTCCTGGAACATCGGATGGTCAGGGGCCAGCATACGGACGTCTGATTGCTCATTGGTCACCCGCCAATCGATCAGCGACTCGCCGATAAAAATGGGGTATGGCGCCAAGTGCGGCTTCCATTTGTCCTCCGGCTTATGATATTGAACGACGAGATTTCCGCCGTTTTCTACATAGTGCAAAAGACGCTGGTTGCTTTCGATTAATTCGCGACGGAATCCATATGCACGAATACCGAGAACAATCGTGTCGTAGCGGGACAAATCGCCCGATTGTATTTCGTTTGCGTCCAGATTGAGGCAATTCACCCCAACCGCGGGCAAGTATTTATCCATATTGTCAAAGCCGCTGGATACGTAGCCGATCCGCTGGTTTTTCGGGATGGCCAGATCAAAGGCTTGAACAGTCAGCGTAGCGGGCCGGATGAAATACGTGCGACCGACATGCGGGTATTCAATGACCTGCACATCCTGTGCTATCTCTGTCACACCATCTGTCCCCACGACCGTAGCGCTAATCTGATATTTGCCATTCGTCACCTGCGGTGTGGTATGAACAGTAAAAGCGATTGTTTTCGTCTCGCTGCGAAAAGAAAACGGAACATCGACAAAGGCTGGCTCCGCTGTCCACCCTGCTGGGACAATGAGAGCGACCTTGGCTGTAGAGCTTCCCGGACGGTACTGTTTCAGTGTTACCTTAACCGGGATCGTCTCATCCGTATGCAGCGTGTTTCGCACGACATCTGACGGGGTCAGCGTCACCGCATACGGTGGAAGCACAGCCACACGGCTTTCCGGCTCCACACGAATTGTACTGGCTGTCTCGAAGGCGAAATAGAGCACCTCGACATCGAGCACGGGCGGCTTGTAAGGATGGAACAGCTCCGTCTGTGCAGGAATCGATACCTCAAATACGGTGCACACCGTCTGATTGTAAGCAAGTCGTGGAAACGCAGTTGGGGTCAGCGGTTTCGCCGTCCATCCAGCAGGGACACGCATACGCAGTTGCACATGCTCAACCTCCAGCGAGCCGCCGTTGTACGCCGTTACGGTAACCGTTGTCGTCTGGCCTGCCACCCACTCGCCCGTCTCCGGCTTGATTTTCACGACCAAAGACAGAGCCTCCGCACTCGCACGGTTGAGCTGCGCTTCCTTGAGTCCTAGCCGATACATCAAATCCATCTTTGTTTCTTCATCAAGTGGAGCCTTGCGCACTTCTTGTTGTGCAGTCGCAAGCAAAGCCTTCATGCGGTGAACCCTTTGTGCTACTTCAGCAAAACGCGGGTAGGCATTCAATACATCTGTTGCCGCATCGTGCATACGGTGCAGCACTTCCGCGAGTTCTTTCCCGCCTTTTGCAGCAATACCCTGCGCCAGATCAGCAAAACTGACGGGCAATCCGGAAAAAAAGTCGCGCTCTTTTTCCGGTGCCGGAAAAACCGATGCATCCAAGCGGTAGTAATTGTAGGTCGGGCCTTCATCGTAATGAACACCCATCCCCTGTGTCTTATGCATAAACCTCGATCGCTCACCAAGCTGCACATAGGATGAGCCGTAGATTTGGTCGTATTCCCCGACGGGTACCGCGACGTGATAATCATCATTGTCCATGATAGGCAAATACAGCTTTTTCATTTGCCACGGCAAAAGTCCAGCCTGCCTATGCGCAGGAAAGATCTGTGGATCGGCTGCTTCGTGGAAAGCTCGCTGTGTCAGTAACGTAATCGCCCGGTGATGTCCGTGTGTC
The window above is part of the Brevibacillus brevis NBRC 100599 genome. Proteins encoded here:
- a CDS encoding PIG-L family deacetylase; the encoded protein is MDKKSPIVQPTKLPCPPIPASVRTMQGEHGLLDLWKAIKPLATIASAMNTGAHPDDEHSAMLAYLALGRGVYTTSVIATRGEGGQNEIGCEQGTALGIIRTRELEEASSLSNVTLGILSEELDDPIHDFGFSKCAEETFRKWGEEVVYERLIRKIRELRPDVVIACFENEPTTHGHHRAITLLTQRAFHEAADPQIFPAHRQAGLLPWQMKKLYLPIMDNDDYHVAVPVGEYDQIYGSSYVQLGERSRFMHKTQGMGVHYDEGPTYNYYRLDASVFPAPEKERDFFSGLPVSFADLAQGIAAKGGKELAEVLHRMHDAATDVLNAYPRFAEVAQRVHRMKALLATAQQEVRKAPLDEETKMDLMYRLGLKEAQLNRASAEALSLVVKIKPETGEWVAGQTTTVTVTAYNGGSLEVEHVQLRMRVPAGWTAKPLTPTAFPRLAYNQTVCTVFEVSIPAQTELFHPYKPPVLDVEVLYFAFETASTIRVEPESRVAVLPPYAVTLTPSDVVRNTLHTDETIPVKVTLKQYRPGSSTAKVALIVPAGWTAEPAFVDVPFSFRSETKTIAFTVHTTPQVTNGKYQISATVVGTDGVTEIAQDVQVIEYPHVGRTYFIRPATLTVQAFDLAIPKNQRIGYVSSGFDNMDKYLPAVGVNCLNLDANEIQSGDLSRYDTIVLGIRAYGFRRELIESNQRLLHYVENGGNLVVQYHKPEDKWKPHLAPYPIFIGESLIDWRVTNEQSDVRMLAPDHPMFQEPNVITQADWDGWVQERSIYNPSRWGSEYTELIATSDPGEPEFRGIFLTAHYGKGTYTYSSLAWFREIPQLVPGAFRLFVNMISQKQ